One genomic segment of Ctenopharyngodon idella isolate HZGC_01 chromosome 7, HZGC01, whole genome shotgun sequence includes these proteins:
- the LOC127516237 gene encoding zinc finger protein 184-like, whose amino-acid sequence MHVLSRCCSVLSLLVDMADGRALDVFQERVKSLFGSLLDVLLVEITEAYRESFADSMCINHCKQCASNRLEKNDNKSQQDNEVRVESEESQPLMSFQCSDTVTPLQLTHKESEQPEAAPSQSNTLKNVNPYPVQVSSPKLTTLLKQNDIQLAIVEDKMIQTMVSIHDYEMQTFPEIPNIPVGKPEEGPPTVDHQPETLGMTEPEPEHVIKRENEDVAVTTEEAKLEIGCREKTCQTSGENTQAQLKPEDGELHEPLESVDSCLHWNQSSFGVYFGTEQIPQSHLVNMESQERLEPSQKLDNCRLSNCSLMPQLRGCLRPCFVQLERAKILQRPISQSTRLHFCSICNKIFIYKRTLRRHKRIHTGERPHGCSLCSKTFILRKTLRQHKKLHFKRPYSCTQCGKRFKHWRKLRIHWRSHAGEGPFVCSLCGKCCKTLKSLDRHLAYVDHN is encoded by the exons ATGCACGTTTTATCAAGGTGTTGTAGTGTTTTAAGTCTGTTGGTGGATATGGCAGATGGCAGAGCCTTGGACGTTTTTCAAGAGCGTGTGAAATCTTTGTTCGGATCGTTGCTTGATGTCCTGCTGGTTGAAATTACAGAAGCGTATAGAGAGAGTTTCGCAGACAGCATGTGCATAAACCACT GTAAACAATGTGCCAGTAATCGGCTTGAGAAGAATGACAATAAG TCTCAGCAGGACAATGAAGTCAGAGTGGAATCCGAGGAGTCCCAGCCATTAATGAGCTTTCAATGCAGTGACACAGTCACTCCATTGCAGTTGACGCACAAGGAATCTGAACAGCCAGAAGCAGCACCAAGCCAGTCAAACACCCTGAAAAATGTCAATCCATATCCAGTGCAGGTGTCATCTCCTAAATTAACAACACTGTTAAAACAGAATGACATACAGTTAGCCATTGTAGAAGATAAGATGATACAAACTATGGTATCCATACATGACTATGAAATGCAGACATTTCCAGAGATTCCCAACATACCCGTCGGAAAGCCTGAAGAAGGGCCGCCAACTGTTGATCATCAGCCAGAAACATTGGGTATGACTGAACCAGAGCCCGAACATGTCATTAAACGAGAAAATGAAGATGTCGCTGTGACCACTGAAGAAGCAAAACTAGAAATTGGATGTCGAGAGAAGACGTGCCAGACCTCAGGTGAAAATACTCAAGCTCAGCTGAAGCCTGAAGATGGTGAGCTACATGAACCACTAGAGTCAGTAGATTCATGTCTTCACTGGAATCAGTCTTCCTTTGGGGTTTATTTTGGCACTGAACAAATACCTCAGAGCCATCTTGTAAACATGGAGTCACAGGAAAGGCTTGAACCTTCGCAGAAGCTGGACAACTGTCGACTGTCCAATTGCTCTTTGATGCCTCAACTCAGGGGATGTTTAAGACCTTGCTTTGTACAACTCGAGAGGGCTAAAATACTGCAAAGACCCATCAGCCAGTCTACACGACTGCATTTTTGCAGCATCTGTAACAAAATCTTTATCTACAAGAGAACCCTACGGAGGCACAAACGCATCCACACTGGCGAGAGACCCCACGGCTGCTCACTCTGCTCTAAGACCTTCATCCTACGCAAAACCCTCCGTCAGCACAAGAAACTACATTTCAAGAGACCGTACAGCTGCACTCAGTGTGGCAAGAGGTTCAAACACTGGAGAAAGCTACGCATCCATTGGCGTTCTCATGCCGGAGAGGGTCCGTTCGTGTGTAGCCTCTGTGGGAAATGCTGCAAGACTCTAAAGAGCCTTGACCGGCACCTGGCTTATGTTGACCACAACTGA
- the LOC127516238 gene encoding caspase activity and apoptosis inhibitor 1 isoform X2, translating to MLEQCFHVLGENKLKNMLPDELKDCSFNEIKKLCWDQLQQLSEIHLLEILEGKELSVTAAPEEKNLTDSQQDSNVDSTSSLRENPETEEKQGAGSGEDSDVLSINAEIDDSDIEGHKVIKAEESVLRDEALPPAAVMQSAEPKVELQQDIDRSVSEILALTSSEPSKDLRTASLDKSATLENVPAASTEQPSAQQLELLELEMRARAIKALMKASEIKKLNNC from the exons ATGCTGGAGCAGTGTTTTCATGTGTTGGgagaaaataaacttaaaaatatgCTGCCGGATGAACTTAAG GACTGTTCTTTTAATGAGATTAAGAAACTGTGCTGGGATCAGCTGCAGCAGCTTTCTGAGATTCATCTGCTGGAGATTTTGGAGG gTAAAGAGTTATCAGTCACTGCAGCACCTGAAGAGAAGAACTTAACAGACAGTCA GCAGGACAGTAATGTGGACTCCACTTCCTCTCTGAGAGAAAATCCtgaaacagaagaaaaacaag GTGCGGGTTCTGGAGAAGACAGTGATGTTCTCAGCATCAATGCAGAAATTGACGACAGTGACATTGAGGGTCATAAAGTCATCAAAGCTGAAGAATCAGTGCTCAGAGATGAAGCTCTGCCTCCCGCCGCTGTCATGCAGTCAGCTGAGCCGAAAGTGGAGCTTCAGCAGGACATTGATAGAAGTGTCAGTGAAATTCTGGCTCTGACATCCTCTGAACCCAGCAAAGATTTGAGGACAGCATCACTGGATAAATCAGCCACGTTAGAAAATGTTCCCGCAGCTtcaacagagcagccatcagcTCAGCAGCTGGAATTACTGGAGCTGGAAATGAGGGCAAGAGCCATTAAAGCACTCATGAAAGCCAGTGAGATCAAGAAACTCAACAACTGCTAA
- the zgc:92594 gene encoding E3 ubiquitin/ISG15 ligase TRIM25 isoform X2 — protein sequence MNVALINKTRKYHELSTVAEHWSLYTTKTLVQLPTVLLTDLVMATSAGDSSILEEELTCPVCLELYRDPHLLPCGHNFCLPCLRRLRSRSDHGRLRCPECRQSHRSSANWQKNFKLANIADGFRRRGQSERAAQSRSNPSPRPAEVRCDYCPGDSSEDGKGPMAVKTCLKCEVSMCPKHVQPHLELPAFREHPLVEPLNDMRKRKCLEHDEMFRYYCMDERLFLCNACTIEGTHNGHCIKTLKNTMKDFKVYLDIQLHKTNRKILKAEKNRLEQKEIERHNKAYRDDTDQHLDAFRETSIVHLDAFLSSLRECVSTYDSEQCSGIQQNLSRIAQDQTRLQEVHSGFERLLHESDAFQFIKDYNSSMKRYQRQLRKPLFFPDEPTVDTEPLYETMEGKMGEFIAELRQHASTLISTLCEFEGGDGEEEVDDDDEESFDDDDDDENESDAEGEEEMRSEEEEEQHLTESEDEEYTPEEEDDDEED from the exons ATGAATGTGGCTCTTATTAACAAAACGAGGAAATATCACGAATTATCAACAGTTGCCGAACACTGGTCGCTTTACACAACAAAGACATTAG TCCAGCTCCCCACAGTCCTTCTCACAGATCTAGTTATGGCGACATCTGCTGGAGACAGCAGCATTTTAGAGGAAGAGCTGACGTGTCCAGTGTGTCTGGAGCTTTACCGCGATCCCCACCTGCTGCCCTGTGGTCATAACTTCTGTCTGCCATGCCTACGGAGACTCAGGAGCCGCTCAGATCACGGCCGTTTGCGATGTCCAGAGTGCCGACAAAGTCACCGCAGCTCAGCCAACTGGCAGAAGAACTTCAAGCTGGCCAACATTGCTGATGGTTTCCGCCGTCGTGGCCAATCAGAGCGCGCTGCCCAGAGCCGGAGCAACCCATCTCCCAGACCTGCTGAGGTACGCTGTGATTACTGTCCAGGGGATAGCAGTGAAGATGGGAAAGGTCCCATGGCAGTTAAAACCTGCCTGAAGTGTGAAGTGTCCATGTGCCCAAAGCATGTTCAGCCTCATTTGGAGCTCCCGGCTTTCCGAGAGCACCCGCTGGTGGAACCACTCAATGACATGAGGAAGAGGAAGTGTTTGGAACATGATGAGATGTTCCGGTACTACTGCATGGATGAGCGGTTGTTCCTCTGTAATGCTTGCACCATAGAGGGAACGCACAATGGACATTGCATCAAAACGCTGAAGAACACCATGAAAGATTTTAAG GTTTATCTTGACATTCAGCTGCACAAGACGAACAGAAAGATCCTAAAGGCAGAAAAAAATCGACTAGAACAAAAAGAGATTGAACGGCATAACAAG GCCTACCGGGATGACACAGACCAACACCTAGATGCTTTCCGAGAGACTTCTATTGTACATCTGGATGCTTTTTTATCTTCGCTGCGTGAATGTGTCAGCACCTATGATAGTGAGCAGTGTTCTGGAATCCAGCAGAACCTTAGTCGAATAGCACAAGATCAAACTCGTCTACAAGAGGTTCACTCAGGCTTTGAGAGGCTTCTACACGAGAGTGACGCTTTCCAGTTCATTAAG GATTACAATTCATCTATGAAAAG GTACCAGAGACAGTTAAGAAAACCTCTGTTTTTCCCTGACGAGCCCACAGTCGACACTGAGCCGTTGTACGAAACTATGGAAGGGAAGATGGGGGAGTTCATTGCTGAATTGCGTCAGCACGCCAGCACACTCATCAGCACACTCT gtGAATTTGAAGGGGGAGATGGTGAGGAGGAggtggatgatgatgatgaagaaagttttgatgatgacgatgatgatgaaaatgaaaGTGACGCAGAGGGTGAGGAGGAGATGAGGagtgaggaggaagaggagcagcACCTCACTGAGTCTGAAGATGAAGAATATACCCCAGAggaggaagatgatgatgaagaggacTAG
- the zgc:92594 gene encoding E3 ubiquitin/ISG15 ligase TRIM25 isoform X3 produces the protein MATSAGDSSILEEELTCPVCLELYRDPHLLPCGHNFCLPCLRRLRSRSDHGRLRCPECRQSHRSSANWQKNFKLANIADGFRRRGQSERAAQSRSNPSPRPAEVRCDYCPGDSSEDGKGPMAVKTCLKCEVSMCPKHVQPHLELPAFREHPLVEPLNDMRKRKCLEHDEMFRYYCMDERLFLCNACTIEGTHNGHCIKTLKNTMKDFKVYLDIQLHKTNRKILKAEKNRLEQKEIERHNKAYRDDTDQHLDAFRETSIVHLDAFLSSLRECVSTYDSEQCSGIQQNLSRIAQDQTRLQEVHSGFERLLHESDAFQFIKDYNSSMKRYQRQLRKPLFFPDEPTVDTEPLYETMEGKMGEFIAELRQHASTLISTLCESKTCLQLLLTSVSSGEFEGGDGEEEVDDDDEESFDDDDDDENESDAEGEEEMRSEEEEEQHLTESEDEEYTPEEEDDDEED, from the exons ATGGCGACATCTGCTGGAGACAGCAGCATTTTAGAGGAAGAGCTGACGTGTCCAGTGTGTCTGGAGCTTTACCGCGATCCCCACCTGCTGCCCTGTGGTCATAACTTCTGTCTGCCATGCCTACGGAGACTCAGGAGCCGCTCAGATCACGGCCGTTTGCGATGTCCAGAGTGCCGACAAAGTCACCGCAGCTCAGCCAACTGGCAGAAGAACTTCAAGCTGGCCAACATTGCTGATGGTTTCCGCCGTCGTGGCCAATCAGAGCGCGCTGCCCAGAGCCGGAGCAACCCATCTCCCAGACCTGCTGAGGTACGCTGTGATTACTGTCCAGGGGATAGCAGTGAAGATGGGAAAGGTCCCATGGCAGTTAAAACCTGCCTGAAGTGTGAAGTGTCCATGTGCCCAAAGCATGTTCAGCCTCATTTGGAGCTCCCGGCTTTCCGAGAGCACCCGCTGGTGGAACCACTCAATGACATGAGGAAGAGGAAGTGTTTGGAACATGATGAGATGTTCCGGTACTACTGCATGGATGAGCGGTTGTTCCTCTGTAATGCTTGCACCATAGAGGGAACGCACAATGGACATTGCATCAAAACGCTGAAGAACACCATGAAAGATTTTAAG GTTTATCTTGACATTCAGCTGCACAAGACGAACAGAAAGATCCTAAAGGCAGAAAAAAATCGACTAGAACAAAAAGAGATTGAACGGCATAACAAG GCCTACCGGGATGACACAGACCAACACCTAGATGCTTTCCGAGAGACTTCTATTGTACATCTGGATGCTTTTTTATCTTCGCTGCGTGAATGTGTCAGCACCTATGATAGTGAGCAGTGTTCTGGAATCCAGCAGAACCTTAGTCGAATAGCACAAGATCAAACTCGTCTACAAGAGGTTCACTCAGGCTTTGAGAGGCTTCTACACGAGAGTGACGCTTTCCAGTTCATTAAG GATTACAATTCATCTATGAAAAG GTACCAGAGACAGTTAAGAAAACCTCTGTTTTTCCCTGACGAGCCCACAGTCGACACTGAGCCGTTGTACGAAACTATGGAAGGGAAGATGGGGGAGTTCATTGCTGAATTGCGTCAGCACGCCAGCACACTCATCAGCACACTCTGTGAGTCTAAGACCTGCTTACAGCTGCTATTAACGTCCGTCTCAAGTG gtGAATTTGAAGGGGGAGATGGTGAGGAGGAggtggatgatgatgatgaagaaagttttgatgatgacgatgatgatgaaaatgaaaGTGACGCAGAGGGTGAGGAGGAGATGAGGagtgaggaggaagaggagcagcACCTCACTGAGTCTGAAGATGAAGAATATACCCCAGAggaggaagatgatgatgaagaggacTAG
- the sb:cb1081 gene encoding NACHT, LRR and PYD domains-containing protein 1 homolog isoform X2, with the protein MNDYKPCGPLMDITVTSGTLKEVHLPHFICVDSVSSSDNAVKALHVKGSEVSLERCELTRFHAKLLNPTFSFWGVIAQFHQYFSMKFHCETLIYRTRTPALKLHVYLILKDPKLEEEVEKTEDRNMRIVKPKPNKALKMNDCYTLKTSCDSTIKPPSLNLTTCKANFFDVHIKDAKECIELHIMTKEDKKIWDVNIESDEFNSSVSDSLQSTSPMTGNRLVHEILLEHLENLTTEELEVFKWHLTEGVAAFKKTPKCKLETAGRCDIVTCMIDQHGVDGAAKLTMTILRKLLKNNDAKQLQEKLDIKD; encoded by the exons ATGAACGACTACAAGCCATGTGGACCTTTAATGGACATCACTGTAACCTCTGGCACACTTAAGGAAGTACATCTACCTCACTTCATCTGTGTAG ATTCTGTATCTTCCTCAGATAATGCAGTGAAAGCTCTTCATGTAAAGGGCAGTGAAGTTTCATTGGAGAGATGTGAATTAACCAGATTCCATGCCAAGCTACTCAATCCCACCTTCTCATTCTGGGGAGTTATTGCACAATTCCATCAGTACTTTTCCATGAAATTTCACTGTGAGACGTTGATTTATCGCACCAGGACTCCTGCCCTGAAGCTTCATGTATACCTGATTTTAAAGGATCCAAAACTTGAGGAG GAAGTGGAGAAAACAGAGGATCGTAATATGAGGATCGTAAAACCAAAGCCAAATAAAGCCCTAAAAATGAATGACTGTTACACACTGAAAACATCTTGTGATTCCACAATCAAACCTCCG AGTTTAAATTTAACCACCTGCAAAGCCAACTTCTTTGATGTACACATTAAAGATGCAAAAGAATGCATTGAACTCCATATAATGACAAAAGAGGACAAAAAAATATGGGATGTTAATATAGAATCAG atgaattcaACAGTTCAGTCT CTGACTCCCTCCAGTCAACCTCACCAATGA CTGGTAACAGACTTGTACATGAGATCCTCCTTGAGCATCTTGAAAATCTGACAACTGAAGAACTAGAAGTATTTAAATGGCATTTGACTGAAGGTGTTGCAGCCTtcaaaaaaacccccaaatgTAAACTGGAGACAGCAGGCAGATGTGACATTGTGACATGTATGATTGACCAACATGGTGTGGATGGTGCTGCTAAACTCACTATGACCATTTTAAGAAAATTGCTAAAGAACAATGATGCAAAACAACTGCAGGAGAAGCTTGATATTAAAG ACTGA
- the LOC127516238 gene encoding caspase activity and apoptosis inhibitor 1 isoform X1, which translates to MGKKREKEKKRGHSDREHNEGEMKRRNTESSTVEPRKETEEPEVPQEPSDLEEGGLDLNTAFKPISAYIQDRKEMLEQCFHVLGENKLKNMLPDELKDCSFNEIKKLCWDQLQQLSEIHLLEILEGKELSVTAAPEEKNLTDSQQDSNVDSTSSLRENPETEEKQGAGSGEDSDVLSINAEIDDSDIEGHKVIKAEESVLRDEALPPAAVMQSAEPKVELQQDIDRSVSEILALTSSEPSKDLRTASLDKSATLENVPAASTEQPSAQQLELLELEMRARAIKALMKASEIKKLNNC; encoded by the exons ATgggaaagaaaagagaaaaagaaaagaaacggGGACATTCTGATCGAGAGCATAATGAAGGAGAGATGAAGAGGAGGAATACTGAATCCAGCACGGTG GAGCCCAGAAAGGAGACGGAGGAGCCAGAGGTTCCTCAGGAGCCTAGTGATCTGGAGGAGGGCGGACTGGACCTGAATACGGCATTCAAACCCATCAGTGCTTACATCCAGGACCGCAAGGAGATGCTGGAGCAGTGTTTTCATGTGTTGGgagaaaataaacttaaaaatatgCTGCCGGATGAACTTAAG GACTGTTCTTTTAATGAGATTAAGAAACTGTGCTGGGATCAGCTGCAGCAGCTTTCTGAGATTCATCTGCTGGAGATTTTGGAGG gTAAAGAGTTATCAGTCACTGCAGCACCTGAAGAGAAGAACTTAACAGACAGTCA GCAGGACAGTAATGTGGACTCCACTTCCTCTCTGAGAGAAAATCCtgaaacagaagaaaaacaag GTGCGGGTTCTGGAGAAGACAGTGATGTTCTCAGCATCAATGCAGAAATTGACGACAGTGACATTGAGGGTCATAAAGTCATCAAAGCTGAAGAATCAGTGCTCAGAGATGAAGCTCTGCCTCCCGCCGCTGTCATGCAGTCAGCTGAGCCGAAAGTGGAGCTTCAGCAGGACATTGATAGAAGTGTCAGTGAAATTCTGGCTCTGACATCCTCTGAACCCAGCAAAGATTTGAGGACAGCATCACTGGATAAATCAGCCACGTTAGAAAATGTTCCCGCAGCTtcaacagagcagccatcagcTCAGCAGCTGGAATTACTGGAGCTGGAAATGAGGGCAAGAGCCATTAAAGCACTCATGAAAGCCAGTGAGATCAAGAAACTCAACAACTGCTAA
- the zgc:92594 gene encoding E3 ubiquitin/ISG15 ligase TRIM25 isoform X1, giving the protein MNVALINKTRKYHELSTVAEHWSLYTTKTLVQLPTVLLTDLVMATSAGDSSILEEELTCPVCLELYRDPHLLPCGHNFCLPCLRRLRSRSDHGRLRCPECRQSHRSSANWQKNFKLANIADGFRRRGQSERAAQSRSNPSPRPAEVRCDYCPGDSSEDGKGPMAVKTCLKCEVSMCPKHVQPHLELPAFREHPLVEPLNDMRKRKCLEHDEMFRYYCMDERLFLCNACTIEGTHNGHCIKTLKNTMKDFKVYLDIQLHKTNRKILKAEKNRLEQKEIERHNKAYRDDTDQHLDAFRETSIVHLDAFLSSLRECVSTYDSEQCSGIQQNLSRIAQDQTRLQEVHSGFERLLHESDAFQFIKDYNSSMKRYQRQLRKPLFFPDEPTVDTEPLYETMEGKMGEFIAELRQHASTLISTLCESKTCLQLLLTSVSSGEFEGGDGEEEVDDDDEESFDDDDDDENESDAEGEEEMRSEEEEEQHLTESEDEEYTPEEEDDDEED; this is encoded by the exons ATGAATGTGGCTCTTATTAACAAAACGAGGAAATATCACGAATTATCAACAGTTGCCGAACACTGGTCGCTTTACACAACAAAGACATTAG TCCAGCTCCCCACAGTCCTTCTCACAGATCTAGTTATGGCGACATCTGCTGGAGACAGCAGCATTTTAGAGGAAGAGCTGACGTGTCCAGTGTGTCTGGAGCTTTACCGCGATCCCCACCTGCTGCCCTGTGGTCATAACTTCTGTCTGCCATGCCTACGGAGACTCAGGAGCCGCTCAGATCACGGCCGTTTGCGATGTCCAGAGTGCCGACAAAGTCACCGCAGCTCAGCCAACTGGCAGAAGAACTTCAAGCTGGCCAACATTGCTGATGGTTTCCGCCGTCGTGGCCAATCAGAGCGCGCTGCCCAGAGCCGGAGCAACCCATCTCCCAGACCTGCTGAGGTACGCTGTGATTACTGTCCAGGGGATAGCAGTGAAGATGGGAAAGGTCCCATGGCAGTTAAAACCTGCCTGAAGTGTGAAGTGTCCATGTGCCCAAAGCATGTTCAGCCTCATTTGGAGCTCCCGGCTTTCCGAGAGCACCCGCTGGTGGAACCACTCAATGACATGAGGAAGAGGAAGTGTTTGGAACATGATGAGATGTTCCGGTACTACTGCATGGATGAGCGGTTGTTCCTCTGTAATGCTTGCACCATAGAGGGAACGCACAATGGACATTGCATCAAAACGCTGAAGAACACCATGAAAGATTTTAAG GTTTATCTTGACATTCAGCTGCACAAGACGAACAGAAAGATCCTAAAGGCAGAAAAAAATCGACTAGAACAAAAAGAGATTGAACGGCATAACAAG GCCTACCGGGATGACACAGACCAACACCTAGATGCTTTCCGAGAGACTTCTATTGTACATCTGGATGCTTTTTTATCTTCGCTGCGTGAATGTGTCAGCACCTATGATAGTGAGCAGTGTTCTGGAATCCAGCAGAACCTTAGTCGAATAGCACAAGATCAAACTCGTCTACAAGAGGTTCACTCAGGCTTTGAGAGGCTTCTACACGAGAGTGACGCTTTCCAGTTCATTAAG GATTACAATTCATCTATGAAAAG GTACCAGAGACAGTTAAGAAAACCTCTGTTTTTCCCTGACGAGCCCACAGTCGACACTGAGCCGTTGTACGAAACTATGGAAGGGAAGATGGGGGAGTTCATTGCTGAATTGCGTCAGCACGCCAGCACACTCATCAGCACACTCTGTGAGTCTAAGACCTGCTTACAGCTGCTATTAACGTCCGTCTCAAGTG gtGAATTTGAAGGGGGAGATGGTGAGGAGGAggtggatgatgatgatgaagaaagttttgatgatgacgatgatgatgaaaatgaaaGTGACGCAGAGGGTGAGGAGGAGATGAGGagtgaggaggaagaggagcagcACCTCACTGAGTCTGAAGATGAAGAATATACCCCAGAggaggaagatgatgatgaagaggacTAG
- the LOC127516759 gene encoding uncharacterized protein LOC127516759: protein MDDLISFLRERNIPTTTIERLEEDKIDVSVLLLMTDDQMRSYFPSYGDRLAVMGFCRRQEGEPAYRKSKLFERLKSKLTKRQKTNNSETESLNQTTRTKTSQRTVRKVEIGWMNYDGQGFVQMRAKKGGGTRKLSVPKDWKRKELMEEAIRLFFPNGKNSHGSISEYESDLTNYQEVSLDEKTTVGEMYDISKLTMMRFYLTTKKRDREVEISDSDTTEDLHNKNQDQSLPTSSNKITDFFQASDTDVIFVESAYSDDVSPLRSTEDLQDSDDLNVPLQSSSLISPDDLDTSDVVTGFTGNLTVLDEQILDDTLPLSPEPPVPYKKILVVHRGQIFSELLAHFCDDTLEHAQTEVEVKLLLPNGQFEMGHDVGGVFRDCLSEFWQEFYDQCTLGNCFKVPFLRHDFGKEKWESVARIILFGWKKEKYLPIKLAPVIFEQAIQGSVKSDLTDNFLKYVSENERVVLEGCRTDFCSADQDELLEILDNYSCRRIPTEENFTQILQELAHKTLIQEPAYVLEQWTSMLGPLSKDLGEIEDVYSALQPTVRKIVRSLKFPETMNTHQKDISKHLSAYLRECDAKRQSLFLRFCTGSDLFIGKTITVDFTDLKGFERRPVAHTCGCFLRLSVHYDNYPDFRSEMNKVLESNVWVMDII from the exons ATGGACGACTTAATCTCATTTTTGAGGGAGAGAAACATCCCAACTACAACGATAGAAAGGCTAGAGGAGGATaag attgATGTCAGTGTCCTCCTGCTAATGACTGATGACCAGATGAGAAGCTATTTTCCCTCATATGGAGATAGACTGGCAGTGATGGGGTTTTGTCGAAGGCAAGAAGGAGAGCCAGCTTACAGAAAGTCAAAGCTGTTTGAGCGTctcaaatcaaaattgaccaaaagacaaaaaacaaataattcagAAACTGAAAGCCTAAACCAAACAACTAGAACAAAAACTTCTCAGCGCACTGTGAGAAAAGTTGAAATTGGGTGGATGAACTATGATGGACAGGGCTTTGTTCAAATGAGGGCAAAAAAAGGAGGAGGAACAAGGAAGCTGAGTGTGCCAAAAGATtggaaaagaaaagaactgATGGAGGAGGCAATTCGTTTGTTTTTCCCAAATGGAAAGAATTCTCATGGCAGCATTTCAGAATACGAGTCGGATCTAACAAACTATCAGGAAGTGTCATTAGATGAAAAAACCACAGTGGGGGAAATGTATGATATATCAAAACTCACCATGATGAGGTTCTATCTCACAACAAAAAAGCGGGACAGGGAAGTGGAAATATCAGATTCAGACACAACGGAGGACTTGCACAATAAAAATCAGGATCAAAGTCTTCCCACTTCTTCCAACAAAATCACTGACTTCTTTCAAGCTTCAGACACTGATgtaatttttgtggaaagtgcATACAGTGATGATGTGTCTCCCTTACGTTCCACAGAGGACCTGCAGGATTCCGATGATCTGAATGTTCCTTTACAAAGTTCTTCACTGATCTCACCAGATGATTTGGATACAAGCGATGTAGTGACCGGATTCACTGGAAACCTCACCGTACTAGATGAACAAATCTTAGATGACACTTTGCCTCTAAGCCCAGAACCCCCTGTTCCATACAAAAAAATTCTTGTTGTTCATCGTGGACAGATATTTTCTGAACTCCTTGCACATTTCTGTGATGATACACTGGAACATGCACAAACTGAAGTAGAAGTGAAGTTACTCCTGCCAAATGGGCAGTTTGAGATGGGCCATGACGTCGGTGGAGTGTTCAGGGATTGCCTGTCAGAATTTTGGCAAGAATTTTATGATCAGTGCACACTTGGGAACTGTTTTAAAGTTCCCTTTCTTCGTCATGATTTTGGGAAAGAAAAGTGGGAAAGTGTTGCCCGAATAATTCTGTTTGGCTGGAAGAAAGAGAAATATCTCCCAATCAAACTTGCACCTGTCATCTTCGAGCAAGCAATACAAGGATCTGTAAAAAGTGATCTGACTGACAACTTTTTGAAGTATGTCTCGGAAAATGAGCGTGTTGTTTTAGAAGGCTGCAGAACAGACTTCTGTAGCGCAGACCAGGACGAATTGCTTGAGATCTTGGACAACTACAGTTGTCGGAGAATTCCTACTGAAGAAAACTTCACGCAAATTTTGCAAGAACTGGCACATAAGACTTTGATCCAAGAGCCTGCTTATGTTCTTGAACAGTGGACAAGCATGCTTGGACCTCTGAGCAAGGACCTTGGGGAAATCGAAGATGTGTATAGTGCACTACAGCCAACAGTGAGAAAAATTGTTAGATCTCTCAAATTCCCCGAAACAATGAATACACACCAGAAGGAcatttcaaagcatttgtcagctTACTTGCGGGAGTGTGATGCAAAACGACAGTCTCTGTTTCTGAGATTCTGTACCGGATCAGATTTGTTTATAGGCAAAACTATAACAGTTGATTTCACAGACCTTAAAGGGTTCGAGAGAAGACCAGTGGCACACACCTGTGGCTGTTTCCTGAGGCTTTCAGTGCACTATGACAATTACCCAGATTTCAGATCGGAAATGAATAAAGTCCTAGAAAGCAATGTCTGGGTCATGGACATCATTTAG